The Pseudomonadota bacterium nucleotide sequence ATCTTTACCGCCTGGTTCAGGAGGGACTTAACAATATCAGGAAACATGCCAATGCCGGACATGCAGTTATCAAGCTTGTTGCTTCTTATCCTAACATCATCCTTCGCATAGAAGACAACGGCATGGGATTTGATGTAAAAAAACGTCTGGCAGGATTAACAAAGGAAAAACGAATGGGACTTCGCAGCATGGAAGAAAGGGTCAGTCTGCTTGACGGCAAAATGAATGTAACTTCTCATCCGGGAAAAGGAACTAAGATTCTGATAGAAATTCCTTTAAAGGAAAAAAAATATGGCCTCAAAGAAAACAGTACTGATAGTTGATGATCACCCTCTTTTCCGTCAGGGAATCAAGGCGCTTCTTGATAAACAATCCGAATACGAAGTAGTGGATGAAGCAGGAACAGGCAAGGAAGCAATTCAAAAAGCAAAAAAACTCAAGCCCGAACTTGTAGTTATGGATATATCTCTGCCGGATCAAAACGGTATGGATGTCACCCGCGAAATACTAAGTTTTCTGCCTGAAACACGCGTACTTATTTTAAGCATGCATTCAAAAATCGATTATATCGCCGAATCGTTTCAGGCAGGCGCAACCGGATATGTGGTAAAAGAATCGGCTGCAAGCGGATTAATCAAAGGTCTTGATGCAATCTCAAAAGGCGAATATTTTTTAGACAGTTCTCTTTCCCAAGAAGTTGCTAACCGCTTAATGGAAACACCCACAAAAAAGACAAAAGTAAAAGACCTTGCTTATGGGGCACTGACTCCAAGGGAACAGGAAATATTGCGCCTGTTGGCTGAAGGAATGACTCCAAAAACTATAGCTGAAAAGCTTTTCATAAGCCCAAAAACCGTTGAAAATCACCGGGCCAGCATTATGAGCAAACTTGATCTTCACAGCACCATAGAACTGGTACGTTATGCAGCCAAACTTGGCCTTATTGATGTCGATCT carries:
- a CDS encoding response regulator transcription factor, which translates into the protein MASKKTVLIVDDHPLFRQGIKALLDKQSEYEVVDEAGTGKEAIQKAKKLKPELVVMDISLPDQNGMDVTREILSFLPETRVLILSMHSKIDYIAESFQAGATGYVVKESAASGLIKGLDAISKGEYFLDSSLSQEVANRLMETPTKKTKVKDLAYGALTPREQEILRLLAEGMTPKTIAEKLFISPKTVENHRASIMSKLDLHSTIELVRYAAKLGLIDVDLWKG